The following is a genomic window from Paenibacillus sp. FSL R5-0766.
CACGCGTTGTCCGTTTGCTGGACGAAGCATCCAAAATCATCGATAAGGATCGGCTGTTGTTGTCTCACCAATGCGGCTTTGCATCTTGTGATGGCGGTAACGAATTAAGCGAAGCTCAGCAATGGGCGAAGATTGATCAAGGGCAGAAGATTGCAAAGCAATATTGGGGCAGTAACGTCTAGGATTTAAGCTGAATGTATTGTGACCATATAAACACATTGCTCGAACAATAGTGTTCTGTGCGATAATGAAACGGCGACTTTTCCTCTGGAATCTATCCAGGGAGAAGCCGCCGTATTTGTTGTAAAACGTACGTATAGGTACGTTCTTATTTCTATAAATTTTAAACTAATGATGAGGCATAGGTATGTCTTTCTTTATTTCTGTGATTCACGCTGTGCCAGCCATTCCTTTTTCAACAAAGCATACTGATACGTATTCTCGTATTTCGGTGTGCCGTCTTCATTTTTGACAAATGAAATGAACTCCAAAAAAAGACCTTCCCGGCGCATGCCCAGCTTCTCACACAGTTTCTGAGAACGGAAGTTATCATCCTCGACATAAGCGTACAATCTTCTGATTCCCTGTTCCATAAAGAGATTTTCGATGAAAGCATTGGCGCTCTCACTGGCATACCCTTTCCCTTCATATCTTCCATTAAAATTCCAACCA
Proteins encoded in this region:
- a CDS encoding GNAT family N-acetyltransferase, with amino-acid sequence MQTLETNRLILRNFTLTDAAGLLEYTANPRVNCFMDQRISTLEDAAAEVAKRSSDDSHIAVCLKDSNELIGELFGMREDRDSDTDKDSNSDTYSIGWNFNGRYEGKGYASESANAFIENLFMEQGIRRLYAYVEDDNFRSQKLCEKLGMRREGLFLEFISFVKNEDGTPKYENTYQYALLKKEWLAQRESQK